Sequence from the Phaeodactylum tricornutum CCAP 1055/1 chromosome 4, whole genome shotgun sequence genome:
GTCCTCATCCGCGGTTGCTTCGTGGAGCACATTCGATATGATGGCCTTGACCGCCAAGGACGCCGTCGGAACTGTCTATGCCATATTTTCGTCCAAGGCTAGTAAACACTGTGATCCAGCGGGCGAGCGATGGAAAGACACGGGGTTGTCGAGCGACCGTAGCTCACCGGGTTCGGGCGCAACGCTACAGGCCACGGTGTCGCAAGATTCGGACCGCGCATCGGCTGGATCTCAAACGTCACGAGCATCTCTTATGCGACAAAGATCAGACAAGGCAATAACCCGATCTCCCATATCGTTCTCGGACCGAATGCTCCGGTTGTCTACGAGTGCAACCACCGAGAGAAGGGGAAACTTGTCTCGCCAAACATGCACTCACCTCTCTAGGACCAAAAGTGCTGTACTTCCTGGGAGTACCGCTGTTTTGGAGGAATGCGCCACCGGATTTCGTTGCGACGAAGCTATCGCATCTTTTGCTATTGGTGTTCCAACACGAGATGCGAGCGAAGCTGTGGGACAATCCTTATACGAAAACCAAGAGGAGTCCGATAGTAGCGATGAAAGTGATATTTTACTCTTGTCAGAGGCCGGAGATTGCCACGTCGAGCACATCGTCAGAGCTGTGCCAGCGAGAGCATCAGATAAAAGCAGTATTCTTCCGGAGACGTCGACTATGTTGTCATGGGCCCGAAATCGGCCCGTCGCGCATATCGACAGGATACTGCCAGCGGGAGCATCCGACCAAATCAGTATTCACCCGGAATCAAAGACCATGCAGCCGGAGGCCCGGGATTGCCTTGATGAGTCTATCGACAGAGCAGTACCAGCTAGAGATTCACACCACTATAATGTTCACCCGGAGTCGGCGACCACGCAGTGGGAGGCCCGAGATTGCCTCGACAAGTCTATCGACAGAGCAGTATCAGCTAAAGATTCACATCAGATTGGTATCCCCCCGGAGTCGCCGACCATGCATTCGGAGGCCAAAGATTACCTCAATGAGTCTACCGGTAAAGCTACTCCAGCGAGAGAATCACATCACAGCAATATTCGTCCGGAGTCACTGGCCGTGTTATATCCAAAGCCACGGAGACGCAATTTCTTTCCCGACGACTCTGGCGACGAGGTCGATGGCAGCGAAGTAAAGCGACTTCCTTGCACACCCAAATCGGATTCCTATTTGGTACCTGAAGTGCTCGAAAAGAACAGGCTTAGGCTGCAAATCATGGAACGAGATCCACAAATGAAAGGGAAGTCCATATCAGTGGTCTCTTCCGCGGCATCGTCAAGGCAATCACGTATACTTTTTGATGCACAAGAGCTTGAAATATCCCACCATCGACCGGAGACTGAAAAGGAACAAACCCACCTTAAATCTGCTGATGAAACTGAGGCAGTAACATCCAATGGTAGTGCACGTGGACCCGACGCGGcttgcaaacaagttgaGGGATCGTCGTTGCCAAAGATACGGGGAATTGTAGTTGCAAAACGGAGTGCGCAAAAAGGCACCTCATTCACAAGGCCGCAAAAGAGTCCTTCTCCGGAGAATCACCTTTGGGAAAATAAAGAAGGGGCCCTTACCCGAGAAACGCAGAACTTGAGAGGGGCTCAGGCGATCGCAATTGTCAGTACGAGGAAGTCACAAAGAAACGAAATCGAGAGACGCTCAAGTGGAGCGGCTTTCTCATCAAGCTGCCTGCACGCGTCCAATTTATGTTCGAGACGGTTCGGTTCGGCGCTACCTTTATCGAGAAAGCCGACAGCAAAACCCTCCATGTCACGTTCACTCTCGCAAAGTGCAAAGCCTTCATTGTCGATAACAGAGGTTTTGAAGAGCAGTTTTTCGCGAGATCTTGATCCCTTAGAGCGGCGCAGAAGGTCTACATCACCAGAAACACGCAAGCAGAAAGTTTCGAATGTAGCATCGCGAGTCGCCTCAAATGCTAACCGGAATCATGCAGCATTATACAAAAGTCTTGCTCCTTTGTCTCCTGCAACGTCGAAAATGCAAGTAGAAGCGGCCAAGATCAAGACTGTGCTGGATCCGTACGGAGCTAGAGGAACCTTTTCAGGTATACTGATAAGAGGGAGGCCACATGGATACGGTACCATGCAATACGTGGACGGCCGAACCTACATTGGCGAATGGAAGTATGGTAGGTGGCAGGGAGCAGGACGAGTCACTTTCAAAAACGGAGATATCTACGTCGGTGATTTTGATATGGACCAGCGCcatggatttggtcgttATGCATGGGCAGATGGGCGAGTTTACGATGGAGAATTTTATCGTGATCGGCGCGAAGGATCTGGAACATACTTGTGGCCAGATGGGTCTTCGTACGTCGGGAAATTCTCTGCGGGGCAGAGACATGGCAAAGGTGTTTACTCGTTCTTGAATGGATCTACCTACAGCGGCGAATGGAAAAATGGAAGGTATCACGGTGTCGGAGAATGTAGGTGGAACGACGGTCGTTGCTATCAAGGAGAATGGCGGCAAGGGCATGCGACCGGTTATGGCGTTGAGACAAGAAAAAATGGTACTATCCGATATGCCGGATACTGGGAAGAAGATAGTCCGTTATGGAGATTGGCATCGAAAATAGCTCCCTCATGAAGTAGCTCTTGGGAACGAAAAGCTACCATACATAGTCAAGTGCGCCCCTCTTAGTTAAATTACCTTTTACTGGTAGCTGTATTACATTCAAGTATAAACAAACTCTATGAATTCGGGTCTGACTAAAGGCCTTTCATCTTCGACCTCCAGTGAACCCTAGTTCGCGCTCTTCCCAAAGAAGAGCGCGGATGGCTTCCTTTCTACTCATGTTCGGTGTAAAACAAACCCCATCTCTGCCACGTTGAAGATTGTCAGCTATTGATGATGTCAGGTTGTCGTTCCCTCTAGACTCCTCCTGTAGTGACCCTGTACCTTTCGTGGCTTGAGAGTATCTCGGATCGAAAACCTGGCCACCAAAGcgcttttccattgcttgtCTTTGCTCCATTAGGACCTGCCGTTGCTTTATTATTCTTTGTTGTTCCAAAGCCACTCTCCGCTGCTCTAGAGCAACTTGCTGTTCAGCAAGCTGATGATCAAGCTCAGACAACCACCTCGCTTCTTCGTAAGCTGATTGCTGCGAGAGCTGGCTCGCTAAGGAGGATCGTTTGATTTGGTGTTCTTGAAGCTGTTTCTCATACTGTGAGAACAGGGCCGCTGCAGAGGTCTCAGAGGTAGCTGATGCCTTTACGAACACACCTTCCTTGCCTCGGTACTGAAGATCAGAGTTCTTGGATTTGTTGAACAAAGGAAGGTTTGCCGGTAATCCGGAAGGCAACAAagatttgttggaaaagggTAGCTCTGGAAGTACACGATGCAGATGCTCGTCAAGAAAAGTCACTCTATTTGGGGAACTTTGGGTAAGATGGACTCCTTGTGATGGCAACAGATCGTCACGGTACAAGGACGAACGTGACCCTTCGCTTAGATTCGACATAGGTTGAGACGTGGAACGAGGCACATCGGATCTGTCTCCATACCGTGGGCAGACATCATCTAAATGCCTATCGTGTAGAACAGAATATAAATGTTGCTTGTAGGGAACACCGTTCACCTGACCAACCGAAGGCTTTGAATTTGAAGAGGACGGAATCCGGCCGATACATTTAACCTTCTTCCGACACTCCTCGCGCATTTCCCTGACAAAAAAGGGGTGTCTAAAAATATCGGAATTTCTCGTCGCTTTCTCATGAACGCGGCTGAACCCCCACCGTCCCAATTTTCTCACAAACGATGACATGTTGCGAATGTTGAACAACTTAGGCATTTTGTCGAGAATAAACTTCTTATGGTTCACGATTATAAAAGAGCATCCATCAGGCATCCATTGGAGAACATCATGGTTTTCTTCGTTCTGCAAAATATCAAAGAGCTGTTCTGCGAATGTCAGCTTTATTGACGAACTGCCAAACAAATCCTCCTTTGTTCCGGGAATGACGTTGGGGCtttcttttacagttaaaccGCTTGCCTTTGCATCACTACAAACATTAATTTGCGGCCCCAAAGGAGAGCCTGGAACAGATACTTCTCGTCGGGCTACTTTGGTTCCTAGTATTGAAGCGGCAGCATCTACAAGAGTCATTAACGGATTTTCATCGTCCATTGATACTGCTCCAAGAGAAGATTTTGACGCATCCGAGGCCCGTCTATCCTTACAGTCTGCCCCCCTTTCATCACATTCCGTCAAATTCATGATGCCAGATGGATCAGAACAATAAAAGTGGGTGTCGACGGCAGGGTACCGTATTGAAAAGTCTGAAGGTCGAAAGTATGAGATCTGTCCTTTCGGTTCGAAAAATTCTGAATTGTTTCACTAGCCACGGTGGGCCGGCTTTGGAAAGTAGCCTCAAGAAGTTGAGATATATGGAGAGGCCAGCATGTACAGTTGGCCCTACCCACAAGTATAGAAACGTCTGGTATACAAAATTTGTGGATACCCGCCAACGGTCCAGTAAAAACGAATCGATTGTACATTCCAATATTCCCCAACAGGCTGCTATCTGCGCTAAACATTTTATTCGGGAACGGAACGGACAGGCTGAACCCATCTCATTTTGTTAAGATTTAAGAAAGTCCGACAAAATTGTCATTTCGCTCGGATTGTGGCTTCGCACTAGCGAATCGGTTCGATAATTGAGTTGAATTTTGCGGACTTAAAATAAATAAGCTGGCATAGGTGAATCCAACATTATAGCCGAATGTTGTTCTGCTACCTTGATCTCACGGATGGATGCCTCGAATATCAGAAGCTCTATCTGTATTCCCAGTAGGAAAGAGCTGAAAACCTAAGATTCGCTCTGTTGTCTTCGCGTGTACATGCTGTTCATGGCATACAAGTACATCTCATTACCTTTTGTATATACAGTGATGGGCCTCTCCAAACAAGTTTATATACGATACGATGGACTTTCGAATTCTAAATACCCGGCGGTCTGATTTGAATATATGTGTTCCCCGACTCGGGCATAATTCTATGCCGTTCAAAGCTGCAGAATACGGTTTTTCGCTTCATTCCACGTCATTCTCTAGAGCTCTATAGTCTGGGCAATATGCACGATCAATCGCGTTTCATGCTCCCTGAAAATGGGTGCCTGACGATGAGCGCGCAAATTAGTTATATCCCCTGTTATACACCTTGTGTTCAAATTGACATGATCATTTGTGTTCATAGGCACGCTCTTTCACTATGAAGAGAGAATATGAGGATTTGACATTGAATTTTGTACACTTCTGTGCACGATCTGAAAATCCGGATTCCGCTACAAGAGACCTTCGACTGAACTGAAATAAATACAGTTCCGGCACACTGACTGTTAATGCAAGATGATTACTTTTGGCTCTGTCCAAGCCACTTTTGTCTCTTATGATAGTAGATTGACTGTTTCCTGATATTTGGTAACCAGTTGGTCCACGACAACTTTCCAGTGTTTGCGGATCCCACAAAGTGTTCGATCGCCAAGCATTGGAGCTAGTTCAGATCGCCAATACCTCCTCTAACGTTGTCCCAGACCAATTGGAATCTCAAAGACTACGCTTAGCAACAGTCATCGCATTTGAAACTAATAGTCCTCGGTGTTCCAACGAGAAAAAGTATGTTTCGCCAAATTTGTGGTCTCATATCTCAAATGACTGTGACTGGCATCGAAGACTCCCATCTTACGTACACATATATCTGATTTAAACATTATTGTGATAGTCATATCCGACATCTTAGATACGTATTCGAAATGTACTGTCTCACAGCCAGTAATTTCCTAAAAGAAACACTGGTAGACGAGCACCCGAGAAGGTATGTTGTCACTCCCTCCCTATGATCGACCAAGAGAAGAGCAAACAATCAACTGGGAGCCTTCGATAGCACTATGTACACGGCATAGTTCGCTTATTGACTGCTGTAAAACTGTAATTGAAATGCGGCAAGAAACATTCCGCTTGTAGAACCATCGTGTCCACGTAATACCATTGTCCGCAAGCATTCTTCGAACGAAACGATTATTATGCCTGGTATACATCGCGATCTTTCTGGCGACTCGGGCAATTTTTCAGATGACGAACTCTTATCAATTCTAAATCAGCTCGGGGTTCAACCTCGGTCTTCGGCGCGTCATGAGGAAAGGGGAATGTATCTCTTCTCTGAAAATCGTGATAGCGTCGCAAGAGAGCGCCCAGCATCCGCTGCTTCAGCTTCTATCCTTGCACGTCCTTCAGTGCCAGCGAAGCGACAGGCTTCTCTGTACGAAGATCTCCTTCAATGCCAGCATGATATTGGCCGCGCAGCTTCGAATCCTGAACAACAATTAATATCTGCTTGGGCAGAAAGCAGACCGTCAACATCTACTAGGGTACGCGATCGCCCAGGCCGCTTTGTTTCCGATTCACGGCAATCGccacttactgttaattctACCAAAGCAAACAAGGGATCTTTTCGCCATCCAATTCCACGCGATTATTTTAGACGATCCGATTCGTCATCAAACGATAACTCGTCCGGTTCAGTAGCGCCCACAAACTGGGAATCCACCTACAAGACAAAGGAGCTTTCAGAAGTAACGTCGTCTTCTGATCTGTCGAATTGTTCGTCATTGCACAAAAACTCAGATCCAGAGGATTTTTCTTTCCGGAGAAGTGCATACATTTCTGAATGCCTTTCTCGTGTTGGCGAGCCTTCTGTGCTTGAAGGAAACTTTCATGAGCGTGGCGATGCGGTGAACGACGAAGTACGCGCTCAGCAACACATTCTTTGCAAAATACAGGAAGAACAAGAGAGAAAGATGCTAGAACTTGCTCTTGCACAATCTGCTGCCGATGTTGTGATCACTACATCTCAATGTCATTCACGGCATACATGCAATTTGAATCAAAGATCTGAGGCCATGACTCAACGTCCAGTTTCGAGCATTGACTTGTCCTTTGAACAAGATCAACTAGAGCTGGTTCTCAAGTTATCAGAGCAGGAATCATCTGTCAAGCATTGTAATGCGGGATTTCAAATAAGTGAGGGTGAAGAGCGTCTGCTTCAGTTAGTAACACGCGCGTCAGGAATAATAGTGTCCAGTTCAAAAACGGTGGAcaccgaggaagaagaacaacACATGATGCAACTAGCATTGACGCTTTCCAAGCAAGAATATCAAGCTAGCTACCCCACCAAGCCATATCAAAGAGTAGCCTTTCTACCCCGAGAGCTGTCGTTGCGCGATAGCACATCTGGGCTGCTGTTGGACAAGCTTACAACCGAAGAGACCACAATCAACACTAACCACCACAAAGACTGGTCTGAATCAGCTGCTGATACCTGGAAGCAAAGCCAAAGTCTAGCATTGGCCGAATTTAAGACAATGGTAGGCTCCACAGCATTTAAAGACACAATCGCTTTGGCAAAATACCAGGtagacgacgacagcgagCGTACCGAGATGCTTCGAAGGGGGCAACTTGAGACCATTGGCGCCATTCGTACTGGGCGGGCCCATGTAATTGAGTGCCATGGTTGTAATGAGCGACTGCAGGCACCTATTCACTACTCATTGGTATACTGTATCTCATGTGGAGTTGTCAGTCCAGGAAAGACTGCAAAATTTATTTGGCGCAGGGAAGAGTAATGACTGTGTTAAATTAACAGTGCGAACCGCCATAGCAAGAATAAGCTCCAAATGCTAGCCGAACAAGTCCAAGAGAAGGAGAGCTAATTTTTAAAATCTAattgaaaacaaacaatCACACAAAATTTCCGTCAAGAGCGTGTGCTTTTactttcactgtcatttcgattcctttttcgttttcatCTTCTGCGGATTGTACATTCGAGGTGCCGGTGGCAGAACACCAAATTTACCCAAGATCCAGGCAACGCGATCTGATGGTTGGGCGCCAACGCTCAGCCAATATTTCAAACGATCCGTCTTAAGACGGATTTCTTTTACACCGTGCTTGTTTGCTATAGGGTTGTATGTCCCCACAACCTCGAGATGGCGGCCATCACGAGGGGCCTTATGGTTGGCCGCTACCATTCGGTAAAACGGCGAGTGCGTACGACCAAACCGTTGCAAACGTAAGCGAACCACCATTTTCACTCGGGACGCACTCTATACTTTTCAAAACGTAAGCTTTTTGCAAAATTGGGGGCTTTCGCAATCGTCACGCAGTCAAGAGATACTATGTATATTGTACCTTGTGATTGGTTTTTCATTGAGAAGGCTGCTGTTGATAGCGTGTCGAACGGAACAATCACGGGCGGTATCATATTATGCCTTTTGTGCTGTTaattgtttgtgtcgaaTCCTAGTAGCAATTGTCTTTTAAATAAGGCGTGTGTACTCCAGTAAATTTTACTGGTAGTCTTCTCTAACCATCGCTGAAGTGAAGTTACCTCTTACTAAAAGCAGTTCGCTCGTGCAAATGAAAGAGTTCTGAGTTAATGTGTCgtgctttccttttgttgtttgatCACAGCGTTTCTAAGGTGCGTACATCGACCATGGCAGTGGCGTGATCAATCAGACGGTTTGTTTGAACCTAAGCGAAAGATTACTCGCTTTGAGAGGCATACGGAAAAGGGTCGACGCGGGTCGAAGGAGCAAAATTAGAACTGTAGTGGGTCCAAATCCGCATCGTCTCAAGAGTCTGTTGGACGTCTCAAGAATATGTTGGAGTTCAATGCTGAATACTGTTGGTCAATGAAGTACCAATGTGGGATTCTGCGTTCGTTCGCTTCAATGACGATAAAAAGTGTTTCTAACCGATGCTATGTCTCGTTTCGCAGTAATAGTTTTATACAACATGGGAAAAGTTCACGGATCTCTCGCGCGTGCTGGTAAAGTCAAGGGCCAAACCCCGAAGGTGGAAGCTCAGGAAGATAAGAAAAAACAGCCCCGAGGCCGTGCCAAGAAGCGCCTCCAATACAATCGACGCTATGTAAATGTAGTAACAGGCATGGGAGGAAAGCGAGTGGGACCGAACTCCAACGCTGATAAGATGAAATAAACCAACTCCGTGTTATTGTCTCCAAGCGTTCGTGTTTTGCATGGGATACGGCAAATATTTGCGCGTCCAATAATGTACTTGAACGACGCACATCAGGAAGACTATCCTTACACATTTTTGAGACTGCACATGAACACATTTACATTAATCGACAAGATTCTGCATCAGTGTATATTCAAGTCGGCGAGTTTTTCTCCAGAGAGGCTTTGTGAATGCGTTCAATAAGATCTGTTGTGCTCAGGGTATTTGTTCTTGGTAGTGGGTAGGCAATTCCTATCTTTCTTACGTATCCGTAGTAGGGATCATCGTCAGGGTTCTTGTACTTCGTCAAATATTCCTCTCCAAAGGCAACGACATGAATTTGATGCTCGTCTAGAAACGCTTGAGTCAGTCCAAAACAAGGAGCATTCTGAATTACCTTGGTAACAGCTTTGCATGCTTCCACCTCCGCACAGCGCTCGGCGTGAGACATGACCGGTGGGCGCTTATAATGCGACGCATCCTCATCTCCCACCACTCCCACAAGTAGGCGATTCCCCAAACTTAGTGCATTTTGGAATGCTCGTTTGTGTCCAATATGACACAAGTCGTAAATGCCATCGCAGTAAACATTCCGACATGTTGCCAGTAGCGGAAGATTCAGATAGAAGCACAGGTCTGAAAAAACAGCGACATAATACACCGCCACAAGAATTAGAATAGTTGAGTAACTCAGAACCGCAGCCAAACTCATCAAGACTACCCATGCATGCAATTCACGATTCGACATTTTTGCAAGGATAAGATCGCTCGTGAGGACCGCCAGGAAGAAGCCGTCGCAAACAACATCCATGACGATCAAAGGAAACGACACATCccattgaagaagaagagctGGTACCAGGCGCATCATTAAACTGGAAGTGAGGCCAAATCTGGTCCATCCGTGGGGTTCTTGCAAGCGCAATGCTTGTACGACGGATGCGACAAACAAGGTATAGTATGTCAATCGTACCAGTTCCCCCCCAGTCAGTTCGTACTCCATATCCAAAATACCCATGACCGAGAACATGACTTTGTCGTAtatttgctgcaaatggtCTAAACCCAACACCACCCGGGCAACAAGCAAAGTGTTACATGTCATCAGGACTTCACCAGGTCCTGCTGTCGGCGAATAACGCAAGCCAGCGTGCCGTTTGAAGGCGCTCAAGTGCTTGAGGAGCAGGACCAGCTGACTGGCCTGCACTGCGTACCACTGTGTTTCCAATGATGCACCTAAGCAGTACGTAGTCAACATAAGCAGCCAGACAGTAGATGCAGAATCGCAAGCATatttgaaaaaatcgctCAATGCAGTGTGTTGGCGAATTCGATCGGCATGCAGCCCGGTCAACGAgttgaaaatgaaaaagaggaaaataTGAATACAGCACAGTACCGTACCTGCGTAGCAAAAGTTAATACATTAGCAATGTAATTAAAAGATAGATTCAAGAGTAATGCATGATTTCCACTTACACCCGATAGGATAATATTCCCCATATGTGTTCGTAATATACCAAGCATTCCCCAAAAGTAGGAAACCAGCTAGTGTAATGACATTGGGAGCCAGGTTGTCTGGAAGAAAGGTTGCCAAATACTGAAATATCCATCGTGTGTTGTTGTGAACTAGGGACCGATCCCGAATGATTTCTTCCCATCGACTGAAGAAGTATTTTTCGGGGGGAGTCAAAAACAGCTCGAGCCACCCTTCGGTTGCCCTGACGACGGGGCTGGAACCTAGATCTCCTGCGCTGCTACTTGAGCGAACGACGCCTGAGCCGCTTCCGTTCATTGTTCCACCGTTCGGCCATCCATTACCAGTGTTCATTGTAGtttcagaaagaaaaagaaaacttGAGAGAACGACTTAAACTGGCACCCTGCACGAAGGTCCGGTCGTCGCCGCTTCATGTGCGTTCACAGCCAAAAAACTGGACTCGCGCTGttttcttactgttaacttGGTGAAAGAATAACGTTCATAAAATCCGGGTTCATAAACATATAACTTACATTAAGAGGGAGGTTAATTAGCAGAACCTTTCTGGCTGCGTGCTGTTGCTGACAGTAACATAACACCGAAAggtgagtgagtgagtgagtgagtgagtaTGTTTGAACATGCACTATGCGAGATTCCGTTTGACTATGAACATTTTCAAGCTTTGCAA
This genomic interval carries:
- a CDS encoding predicted protein: MGKYSGSIHALENLPYGTGTMKYESGRVYSGAWVMGQWHGKGTLMNPNGDKYEGEFLLDARHGKGAYRWDNGDLYVGDFFEDKRHGSGKFSFHNGNMYEGEFHDGMPHGYGTMQYVDGRTYIGEWKYGRWQGAGRVTFKNGDIYVGDFDMDQRHGFGRYAWADGRVYDGEFYRDRREGSGTYLWPDGSSYVGKFSAGQRHGKGVYSFLNGSTYSGEWKNGRYHGVG
- a CDS encoding predicted protein encodes the protein MNLTECDERGADCKDRRASDASKSSLGAVSMDDENPLMTLVDAAASILGTKVARREVSVPGSPLGPQINVCSDAKASGLTVKESPNVIPGTKEDLFGSSSIKLTFAEQLFDILQNEENHDVLQWMPDGCSFIIVNHKKFILDKMPKLFNIRNMSSFVRKLGRWGFSRVHEKATRNSDIFRHPFFVREMREECRKKVKCIGRIPSSSNSKPSVGQVNGVPYKQHLYSVLHDRHLDDVCPRYGDRSDVPRSTSQPMSNLSEGSRSSLYRDDLLPSQGVHLTQSSPNRVTFLDEHLHRVLPELPFSNKSLLPSGLPANLPLFNKSKNSDLQYRGKEGVFVKASATSETSAAALFSQYEKQLQEHQIKRSSLASQLSQQSAYEEARWLSELDHQLAEQQVALEQRRVALEQQRIIKQRQVLMEQRQAMEKRFGGQVFDPRYSQATKGTGSLQEESRGNDNLTSSIADNLQRGRDGVCFTPNMSRKEAIRALLWEERELGFTGGRR
- a CDS encoding predicted protein gives rise to the protein MPGIHRDLSGDSGNFSDDELLSILNQLGVQPRSSARHEERGMYLFSENRDSVARERPASAASASILARPSVPAKRQASLYEDLLQCQHDIGRAASNPEQQLISAWAESRPSTSTRVRDRPGRFVSDSRQSPLTVNSTKANKGSFRHPIPRDYFRRSDSSSNDNSSGSVAPTNWESTYKTKELSEVTSSSDLSNCSSLHKNSDPEDFSFRRSAYISECLSRVGEPSVLEGNFHERGDAVNDEVRAQQHILCKIQEEQERKMLELALAQSAADVVITTSQCHSRHTCNLNQRSEAMTQRPVSSIDLSFEQDQLELVLKLSEQESSVKHCNAGFQISEGEERLLQLVTRASGIIVSSSKTVDTEEEEQHMMQLALTLSKQEYQASYPTKPYQRVAFLPRELSLRDSTSGLLLDKLTTEETTINTNHHKDWSESAADTWKQSQSLALAEFKTMVGSTAFKDTIALAKYQVDDDSERTEMLRRGQLETIGAIRTGRAHVIECHGCNERLQAPIHYSLVYCISCGVVSPGKTAKFIWRREE
- a CDS encoding predicted protein; its protein translation is MVVRLRLQRFGRTHSPFYRMVAANHKAPRDGRHLEVVGTYNPIANKHGVKEIRLKTDRLKYWLSVGAQPSDRVAWILGKFGVLPPAPRMYNPQKMKTKKESK
- a CDS encoding predicted protein, whose protein sequence is MGKVHGSLARAGKVKGQTPKVEAQEDKKKQPRGRAKKRLQYNRRYVNVVTGMGGKRVGPNSNADKMK
- a CDS encoding predicted protein, whose protein sequence is MNTGNGWPNGGTMNGSGSGVVRSSSSAGDLGSSPVVRATEGWLELFLTPPEKYFFSRWEEIIRDRSLVHNNTRWIFQYLATFLPDNLAPNVITLAGFLLLGNAWYITNTYGEYYPIGCTVLCCIHIFLFFIFNSLTGLHADRIRQHTALSDFFKYACDSASTVWLLMLTTYCLGASLETQWYAVQASQLVLLLKHLSAFKRHAGLRYSPTAGPGEVLMTCNTLLVARVVLGLDHLQQIYDKVMFSVMGILDMEYELTGGELVRLTYYTLFVASVVQALRLQEPHGWTRFGLTSSLMMRLVPALLLQWDVSFPLIVMDVVCDGFFLAVLTSDLILAKMSNRELHAWVVLMSLAAVLSYSTILILVAVYYVAVFSDLCFYLNLPLLATCRNVYCDGIYDLCHIGHKRAFQNALSLGNRLLVGVVGDEDASHYKRPPVMSHAERCAEVEACKAVTKVIQNAPCFGLTQAFLDEHQIHVVAFGEEYLTKYKNPDDDPYYGYVRKIGIAYPLPRTNTLSTTDLIERIHKASLEKNSPT